In the genome of Nonomuraea sp. NBC_00507, the window CTGGCGGCTCGGGTACTGATGCGAGGGCCGGCTCGGGCGCGGGTGCGGGGGCCGGCTCGGGAACGGAGGCGGGGACCGGGCGGGCGGGTTTGAGCGTGCGCACGTTCTCCCCGGCGGCGGGGCGCGCCATCTCTCCGGCGACGGGGCGGGCAGCCGCCTCTCCCGCGGCGGGGCGGGCCACCGTGGCCACCGCCGTCGGCCGGCGCGGCAGCCGCTCCCCGCCGTCGCCGCGCTGCGGCTCCGGCCTGGGGTCGAGCTGGACGAGCTCCTGCGGCAACAGCACCACGACCGTGGTCCCGCCGTACGGCGACGCCTTGAGCACCACCTGGATGTCGTGCCGCTTGGCCAGTTGGCTGACCACGTAGAGGCCCAGGCGGGCGGTGCCCGTGATGCGGAACTCCGGCGGGTTCGCGATGCGCTCGTTCGCGGCCTCCAGGTCCTCGGGCTTCATGCCCAGGCCCCGGTCCTCGATCTCGATCACGTACCCGTTGGCCACGAGCTGGCCGCTGACCTGGACGTTCGTGTACGGCGGCGAGAACGACACGGCGTTCTCGATGAGCTCGGCCAGCAGGTGCACGACGTCGCCGACGGCCCGGCCGACGAGCACGACCTCGCCCATCGGCATCAGCGTGACCCGCGTGTAGTCCTCCACCTCGGCCAGCGCGCCGCGCACGACGTCGACCATGGGGACCGAGCGCCGCCACGTGCGGGCGGGCGAGGAGCCGGAGAGCACGATGAGGTTCTCCGCGTTGCGCCGCATGCGGATGGCCAGGTGGTCCAGCCGGAAGAGCTCCTTCAGCTCCTCGGGGTCGGTCTCCCGGCGCTCCATCACGTCGAGCACGGTGAGCTGCCGGTGCACCAGGCCCTGCGTCCTGCGGGCCAGGCTGAGCAGGATGTCGCGGATGCTGCGGCGCAGTTCCGCCTGCTCGGCCGCCACCTTGATCGCGGTGCGCTGCACGGTGTTGAACGCCTGGCCCACCTGGCCGATCTCGTCGTCACCGAAGTCCAGGTCCGGCGCCTCCTTGACCAGGTCGACTTCCTCGCCCTGACCGATGCGCTCGACGACGCCGGGCAGCCGGTCGTCGGACAACTCGTGGGCGGCGTCGCGCAGCTTCCGCAGCTGGGCGAGCAGCTGCCTGGTGGTGGTGATGGACAGGATGATCGAGGCGATAACGGCGATCAGGCCAAGACCGCCGGCGAGCAGCAGTCGTACGATGACGCCGGCCGCGACGGGCGTGATCCGCTCGAGCAGCCGGTCACCGCCGGCGAGCGTGACTGTCTGCATGCTGGTCAGCGTGGCGTCGGCGGCCTTGTGCCACTCCTCGCCGCTCACCGGCAGCGAGTCTATGGCGGGGTCGTGCCGGATGAGCTGCGTCTCCATGGCCTGGACCCGGGACACCGGCGCGGTCTTGAGCCAGGCGTCGAAGGCTGCCTGGTCCTCTGCCGGCAGCTTCGCCAGCGCCTCGCTCAACGTGTAGCGGAAGACGCCGGCGGTCTCGACGAATTCGGCGTGGTCGGTCCTGGTGAAGCCGCCCTTGGCGAAGACACTGGCCAGCAGCGCGTCCTCGCGGGCGAAGATCTCCCGCGAGCGGTGCATCTCGGCCAGCGTTCGGCCGTCCTTGGCGATCTCCTTGTCGTCGAACTCGGCCACCGAGTCGTACATGCGGTAGAAGGAGTCGATGACGGCGTTGTACTGAGCTGCGGCCTGCGCGACGTTGGTCTTGCCCGTGTCAATCGACTTCCTGGTGGCCGCCAGCTTGCCGAGCTGGCCCTTGACCTCGCCCAGGCGGCGGCGGAGCGCGTCGTCCATGGCGAACTCGGCCGCCGTGCTCTCGGATGCGGAGTCGAACTCGGAGGTCAGCGCATCGGTCTTGGCTCGCTGGGCACGCATCGGCTGGTCGACGTCGCGCCTGTTCGCGCCCAGGTGGGCGAGCGCAAGGCGGCGCTCGCGCTGGAGCTCGATAAGCAGTGGCTCGCTTGGGTCGACGACGTTGCTGTTGACCGTCGCGGCCCACAGTAGGTTCACGCCCTCCCGCAGGGTTACCCAGGCGGCGAACGCCCACAGGCAGGCGAGCGAGACGATGAGTGCCGTGACCTTTGCCCGGACACTGGCATTACGGAAGCGCATCGAGGCCACCCGGAGAGAAAGCAGCGCGGTCAGCGTGCCATGTCAAGAGGAAGAAATGGGCATCCCAGGAATCTGACACTCGGGTCACCCTAGCAACGCAACAATGCTCACTCAACATGAAAGAGCGCCATTAGGTCGCTATGTCCTACTTTTCGGTCGAAGTTCTCCTTCCAGATGAACGCTGGGTTACGTGTACGGCGGCCAGCACCGCTGCGCGGACAATTGCTGTCGGCGTGTAAAGGTCCTTGTCATGCCAGAGTGGAGGGTAATCCGATAAATCGCCCACATGGGTGAGGAACGTGTAGCCACGCGCCGCCGCCTGTCGGCACCGTTCGTCCGGCTCCGGCCCCGAGAGCAGCAGTGTCTGCACCGCGTACGCCGTCTCCTCCGGCATGCCCATCCACCGGCCCCACGATCCGTCGTCGCGCTGGGTCGCCACCACCCATTCCCGGGCGGCGCGCACCGTGTCCGCGTATTCCGGCCCTCCGAACTCGCCGAGCGCCAGAGCGCAGCTGAGCGTGGCGTAGTAGGGGGAGGCATGCCACCTGTCGCGCCAACTCCCGTCGGGCCGCTGCCGCACGGCCAGCCACCGCGCCACGCGCGCCATCAAAGGCCGGTACGTGCCCGCCGTCTCCGGCCTGGCCCGCACGTACTCCCCGAACGCGTCGAGCACATGGGCGTTGACGCTGACCGAGACGCCGTCCTCGCCCTGCCAGGTGCAGAAGTGCTCCCCGGTGTCGAAAGCCTTGAGCGACTCGGGCTCGCACGGCATGCCGAGCAGTGCGAGCGCATGGAGCGCGACGCTGGTCGTGTCGGCGTCGGCCGGCAGCCCGGCCCCGGCGGGAGTGCCGTTCGGGCCGATCGCGGCCCGCAGGTCCGCGGTCATTTCCGGTGGCAGCTCCACCGGCGCGCCCGCCCTGAGCAGCCAGCTCAGCACCCAGCCGCGCTCGAAGACCGTGATGGGGAGCCCGACGGGGACGGGCCCGCCGTACCGCTTCGCCACCGCCTCCAGGTGCCTCCTGGCCGAGTCGGCCGAGTCGGGCGGCGCGAGAGTGTCCAGCCAGGCGGCCGTCGCCGCGGGTGAGGCACCGACGGTGCCGATGGGCGTGGGGCTCACGGCGCTGGTGATGGAAGCCGTCGCGCCCACCACCTCGAGGGCGTGCAGGAGTTTCTGTGGCGGCTCGCCGCCGGACTCCAGAAGGTGCCGCACCATGCCGAGGCGCCTGCCGTCCATGCCGGGTGGCAGGGGCAGCGGATCAGCGCACCCGTGGTCGTTGATGAGCGAGACGAGGTACGGCACGATCAGGTCGATCGCCGGCGTGTCGGGCAGCTCGCGTGGCTCCTGGAGCATCGACCGCAGCGCCTTCAGCCCGGCGCGCGCGGCCGGCATGAGCACGGCCGGATCGCCATCGCCCCGGGCCGCAGCGGTGAGCAGTGCCTCGGTGGCGCTCAGGGTGGGCACGAGCCCGTAGCCTTCGGGGGCGCCCCAGAATCCGTCGTCGCGCTGCTCGCCCAGGAGGTACGCCACGCGCTCCCGCTGCCCGACCAGCCAGGGGGCGATCGTGACCAGCCGCCCGGTCTCGTAGACCGAGGGGGATACCTGGCCCCAGGGCTTAGCCATGAGCCCGGAGACGAGGTCATTGGCCTCGCGGAAGACGTCGATCACGACTCGGCCCAGAAGTCGGAGAGGCCGTAGAAGCCGGCGCTGTAGTTGATCTGCCAGGTGAGGTACTCCGCGGCACGCGGGTACGCGTCCCGCAGCGGCTCGATCAGCTCGGTCGCTTCGTCGGCCAGCTCTGACAGCTGCTCGATCACTTCGTCCAACTCCATTCCCAGCGTGAATGCGTTGACGTCTCCTGAGCCGGACTCCCTGCGCCACGTGGCCAGGTCGTTGAGCAGGCGCAGATAGCGCTGCACGGCGTCGGCGGCCGGGCGCAGCCGGTCCAGGTCGCGGGGTGCCTCGACCAGCCCTGTGTGAATCCAGTGCGACAGGCCGATGAAGAGTGCGCCGCAGCTGTCGGCGTTGGCCAGGTACTCCTGCCTGGTGGGCGGGTGCTCGGAGCCGCTCCAGTCCCATTCGCGGGCCATGGCGCGAAGCATGCGTTCGAGCTGATCGCGCCAGGCCCGGTCGAGCTCAGGCGGGGCGGCCAAGTCCGATCGCAGGTCCGCGACGAAGGCGGCCGCCTGTGATTC includes:
- a CDS encoding prenyltransferase/squalene oxidase repeat-containing protein, giving the protein MIDVFREANDLVSGLMAKPWGQVSPSVYETGRLVTIAPWLVGQRERVAYLLGEQRDDGFWGAPEGYGLVPTLSATEALLTAAARGDGDPAVLMPAARAGLKALRSMLQEPRELPDTPAIDLIVPYLVSLINDHGCADPLPLPPGMDGRRLGMVRHLLESGGEPPQKLLHALEVVGATASITSAVSPTPIGTVGASPAATAAWLDTLAPPDSADSARRHLEAVAKRYGGPVPVGLPITVFERGWVLSWLLRAGAPVELPPEMTADLRAAIGPNGTPAGAGLPADADTTSVALHALALLGMPCEPESLKAFDTGEHFCTWQGEDGVSVSVNAHVLDAFGEYVRARPETAGTYRPLMARVARWLAVRQRPDGSWRDRWHASPYYATLSCALALGEFGGPEYADTVRAAREWVVATQRDDGSWGRWMGMPEETAYAVQTLLLSGPEPDERCRQAAARGYTFLTHVGDLSDYPPLWHDKDLYTPTAIVRAAVLAAVHVTQRSSGRRTSTEK
- a CDS encoding terpene synthase family protein, producing MNGSFETGRTCALAVASGRELARFATRYDGLFPEKSFDAGLYGALSMAGAFCAPWATVEGLRAVNRASLLVFALDRLIDEEASSREQVGALVGECLAAAGGPAAGGAAPESQAAAFVADLRSDLAAPPELDRAWRDQLERMLRAMAREWDWSGSEHPPTRQEYLANADSCGALFIGLSHWIHTGLVEAPRDLDRLRPAADAVQRYLRLLNDLATWRRESGSGDVNAFTLGMELDEVIEQLSELADEATELIEPLRDAYPRAAEYLTWQINYSAGFYGLSDFWAES
- a CDS encoding sensor histidine kinase, whose protein sequence is MRFRNASVRAKVTALIVSLACLWAFAAWVTLREGVNLLWAATVNSNVVDPSEPLLIELQRERRLALAHLGANRRDVDQPMRAQRAKTDALTSEFDSASESTAAEFAMDDALRRRLGEVKGQLGKLAATRKSIDTGKTNVAQAAAQYNAVIDSFYRMYDSVAEFDDKEIAKDGRTLAEMHRSREIFAREDALLASVFAKGGFTRTDHAEFVETAGVFRYTLSEALAKLPAEDQAAFDAWLKTAPVSRVQAMETQLIRHDPAIDSLPVSGEEWHKAADATLTSMQTVTLAGGDRLLERITPVAAGVIVRLLLAGGLGLIAVIASIILSITTTRQLLAQLRKLRDAAHELSDDRLPGVVERIGQGEEVDLVKEAPDLDFGDDEIGQVGQAFNTVQRTAIKVAAEQAELRRSIRDILLSLARRTQGLVHRQLTVLDVMERRETDPEELKELFRLDHLAIRMRRNAENLIVLSGSSPARTWRRSVPMVDVVRGALAEVEDYTRVTLMPMGEVVLVGRAVGDVVHLLAELIENAVSFSPPYTNVQVSGQLVANGYVIEIEDRGLGMKPEDLEAANERIANPPEFRITGTARLGLYVVSQLAKRHDIQVVLKASPYGGTTVVVLLPQELVQLDPRPEPQRGDGGERLPRRPTAVATVARPAAGEAAARPVAGEMARPAAGENVRTLKPARPVPASVPEPAPAPAPEPALASVPEPPAEPEQQPVAEFTPSGLPLRVPQANLAAALREDTPTLPDHEEDDDERSPEEIRAMMGSLQSGTRLGRTQAAKMLDEQPGGDAP